The following are encoded in a window of Vibrio sp. SCSIO 43136 genomic DNA:
- a CDS encoding DUF6701 domain-containing protein, which yields MARIVQLLLGSLILLAITMSSSAVALELEYGRYNVNAFPHADCINTVCTITFEETYATPPAVFFMDTVSFQNENDAPSAIRVLEVTTQQVRFQQQFPPDSRAPASMEQVPMTVIDYLVIEKGIHNFSGVSVLVGSVDTARYRTRITNDDGSGNRNNRERITYASIPNSPITSFSSAPAVLHQVQTVNNDDDLWLTSVVPSVNTTRFDIALERLEIDGREDREDREFPTETETIAYLVALGSGEKDGIKFQIRNEQTRSSLSTNQPVTQGCETFAEYDELDVVPVIIGKMNSRNGNNGGFARRCRLETDRASFMVDEDQDYDSERGHVAERIGFILFEVPFEVNQCTQFTGAAQTWSTDGEIALINSLTITGSVPDGRVGFDNLTQPDWGNNEPKFCDGYRCAADSSLKVPQYNFAAFTPSNTVLNPADGAVISPGEYKRIDIKNGRTVTLSAGDYFMEDFNVSGGATVIVTGKVRISAYKITLSGNSNVNYTTSGGSITSVPENLYLISHGIDNSVDYLNLNNNSSVKNGVYVSGSAKASAFVISESLVDINGGSTIIHGAVASLYLKMYGSGQLLGDISSCNDTTYTMGISPTSATELIDNAVAVTFSILNSQGITDTSVSGTFNLTHDGGADVCWKATETGSCINDSSALPFLAGSSTYYLYSSSQAEVNITATWVEMSSVTGSAGPYKFENNGYIFEPSPLLVIAGQDTDATIKAVDNNGDVITSYEGLKTLQLTATSKILPSSGTLDASLITTSVTFVQGEATITVNYPDAGKVSLSIQEASDGFKGDMQVHARPHTFAICNITSSGLNQGYTGTSSSGAGFAKAGETFSVVIKPLTWLGSAISADNSGDGSVDTITDGLCSHTTTPNYYTEGSQYAGVMISHALHTPSQGVAGALSQPATDQIYEFTNTSQASSGLTIDNLSWNEVGSLWLQAQYAAFALGGVEQGVAAIGRFYPYQFQVTSQVVSEGQSDFTYMEQGFSAQFQVTAQAVEQLAGGTSTTTTTNYEYLTNYQMSIHLKALDNDKITPAQNDLTSRLDTTGISQSGWESDWDGGVISVPLSTLKFDRVETQSTPRITTADGPYDLQLGLEVDSGNVDCAVSGCTTFDSHDTYRNDGSNTTDIASIGNALDMRFGRLYMPDLGAQSGQTIDVPLEAQYWNGSNFVTNTLDSESAFNGANYCREEIWPGGNTTAASLSGSGAVSTGESSALQAIQNQSGVREQVKLWLRIGVAQSGLESGLGCQGSNTAGLEYLFYNWDGRGDESPSAVYTFGVYRGNDRVIFRGEPRVY from the coding sequence ATGGCAAGGATTGTGCAGCTACTTTTGGGTAGCTTGATCTTGTTAGCAATAACGATGAGCTCTAGTGCAGTAGCACTGGAACTTGAATATGGGCGTTATAACGTCAATGCCTTTCCCCATGCCGACTGTATTAACACAGTGTGTACCATTACCTTCGAAGAAACCTACGCTACTCCCCCTGCCGTTTTCTTTATGGATACGGTGAGCTTCCAAAATGAAAATGATGCCCCTTCTGCGATTAGAGTGCTTGAAGTCACCACGCAACAAGTAAGATTCCAGCAGCAGTTCCCGCCTGATAGTCGAGCTCCAGCCTCAATGGAGCAGGTACCCATGACGGTCATCGATTATTTGGTGATTGAAAAGGGGATTCATAACTTTTCTGGTGTCAGTGTTTTGGTTGGTTCGGTAGATACGGCACGATACCGCACCCGAATTACCAACGATGATGGTAGTGGTAATCGAAATAATCGAGAGCGGATCACGTACGCTTCCATTCCCAATAGTCCCATTACAAGCTTTTCTAGCGCACCTGCGGTTTTGCACCAAGTACAAACAGTCAATAATGACGATGATCTTTGGCTAACTTCTGTGGTGCCGAGTGTGAATACTACTCGTTTTGACATCGCATTAGAGCGATTAGAAATTGATGGTCGGGAAGATAGGGAAGATAGAGAATTTCCAACAGAGACAGAAACGATCGCTTATCTGGTTGCTCTGGGTTCCGGTGAGAAAGACGGGATAAAGTTTCAAATCAGAAACGAGCAAACACGGAGCTCATTAAGCACTAATCAACCTGTTACCCAAGGCTGTGAAACTTTTGCCGAATACGATGAGCTAGACGTCGTTCCCGTGATTATTGGCAAGATGAACTCTCGTAATGGCAACAATGGTGGATTTGCTAGACGCTGCCGTCTAGAGACAGACCGGGCTAGTTTCATGGTTGACGAAGACCAAGATTATGATTCCGAACGAGGTCACGTGGCGGAGCGTATTGGCTTCATTCTATTTGAAGTCCCTTTTGAAGTGAACCAATGCACGCAGTTTACTGGAGCGGCGCAGACTTGGAGTACTGACGGTGAAATAGCCCTGATTAACTCTTTGACAATTACAGGCAGTGTGCCTGATGGTCGAGTGGGTTTCGATAACTTAACTCAGCCAGATTGGGGCAACAATGAGCCTAAGTTTTGTGATGGGTATAGATGTGCTGCTGACTCATCGCTCAAGGTGCCTCAGTATAATTTTGCTGCATTTACCCCCAGTAACACTGTGTTGAATCCCGCCGATGGTGCTGTTATTTCTCCAGGAGAATATAAGCGAATTGACATCAAAAATGGACGTACGGTAACGCTTAGTGCTGGCGATTACTTTATGGAAGACTTTAATGTCAGTGGTGGGGCTACGGTTATCGTCACTGGTAAAGTACGGATCAGTGCTTATAAAATTACCCTGTCTGGCAACTCCAATGTTAACTACACCACTTCAGGTGGAAGTATTACTTCGGTACCCGAAAATCTCTATTTGATCTCTCATGGGATAGATAACAGTGTTGATTATCTGAATTTAAACAACAATAGTTCGGTGAAAAATGGTGTTTATGTATCGGGGTCAGCCAAGGCTTCAGCGTTTGTTATTTCTGAATCTTTAGTCGATATCAATGGTGGCAGCACCATCATTCATGGTGCGGTCGCATCCCTGTATCTAAAAATGTATGGAAGTGGCCAACTTCTAGGGGATATTTCGAGCTGTAATGATACAACCTACACCATGGGGATCAGCCCAACGTCTGCGACTGAGCTTATTGATAATGCCGTAGCAGTTACCTTTTCAATCCTAAATAGTCAGGGAATAACAGATACCAGCGTTTCAGGCACATTTAATCTAACCCATGATGGCGGTGCAGACGTTTGCTGGAAAGCAACAGAAACGGGTTCGTGTATCAATGACAGCAGCGCACTTCCATTCCTTGCTGGCTCCTCGACCTATTATTTGTATTCAAGCTCACAAGCGGAAGTTAACATCACCGCAACTTGGGTAGAAATGTCATCAGTTACTGGCAGTGCGGGTCCATATAAGTTTGAAAACAATGGCTATATCTTTGAGCCAAGCCCACTTCTAGTGATTGCAGGACAAGACACTGACGCCACCATTAAAGCCGTCGATAACAATGGTGATGTAATTACCAGTTATGAAGGGTTGAAGACCTTACAGCTAACCGCTACCTCTAAAATCCTTCCTTCGAGTGGCACGCTTGATGCGAGTTTGATAACTACCTCAGTAACTTTTGTGCAAGGTGAGGCCACCATTACCGTTAACTATCCAGATGCTGGAAAAGTCAGCCTATCTATCCAAGAGGCCAGTGATGGGTTTAAAGGGGACATGCAAGTACACGCAAGGCCACATACTTTTGCCATCTGTAACATTACTTCGAGCGGTTTAAATCAGGGTTATACCGGTACGTCATCTTCAGGAGCTGGTTTTGCCAAAGCGGGAGAGACTTTTTCTGTTGTGATTAAGCCGCTCACCTGGTTAGGAAGCGCTATTAGCGCAGACAACTCAGGAGATGGCAGCGTGGATACCATCACGGATGGTTTATGTAGCCACACTACGACACCTAACTATTACACTGAAGGTAGTCAGTATGCGGGTGTCATGATAAGTCATGCTTTGCATACACCTAGCCAAGGTGTAGCGGGTGCATTGAGCCAGCCTGCGACTGACCAGATTTACGAATTCACCAATACATCACAAGCAAGTAGTGGTCTGACGATAGACAACCTCAGTTGGAACGAAGTGGGAAGTCTTTGGTTACAAGCACAGTATGCGGCTTTTGCCCTTGGAGGTGTAGAGCAGGGCGTTGCTGCCATTGGTCGTTTTTATCCATACCAGTTCCAAGTGACTTCACAGGTGGTGAGTGAAGGCCAGAGTGACTTTACTTATATGGAGCAGGGCTTTAGTGCTCAGTTTCAAGTCACGGCCCAAGCCGTTGAACAGTTGGCTGGTGGAACATCGACGACGACAACCACCAACTATGAATATTTGACTAACTATCAGATGTCGATTCATCTCAAAGCGTTAGATAATGACAAGATCACTCCAGCACAAAATGACCTAACAAGCCGACTTGATACTACAGGTATCAGCCAATCCGGTTGGGAGTCGGATTGGGATGGTGGTGTGATAAGCGTGCCTCTATCCACCTTGAAATTTGATCGGGTTGAGACTCAAAGCACTCCAAGAATTACCACAGCCGACGGCCCATATGACTTGCAACTGGGTTTAGAGGTTGATAGCGGTAACGTGGATTGTGCCGTTTCTGGCTGTACGACATTTGATAGCCACGATACTTATCGAAACGATGGGTCAAACACGACTGACATTGCTTCTATTGGAAATGCCCTTGATATGCGCTTTGGGCGACTCTATATGCCCGACTTGGGGGCACAGTCTGGGCAGACAATTGATGTTCCACTAGAGGCTCAGTATTGGAATGGTAGCAACTTTGTGACCAATACCTTGGATAGCGAGAGCGCATTTAACGGTGCTAACTATTGTCGAGAGGAGATATGGCCGGGAGGGAATACCACAGCGGCAAGTTTGAGTGGCAGCGGGGCTGTTTCTACCGGAGAAAGTAGTGCGTTGCAAGCGATTCAAAACCAAAGTGGTGTGCGAGAACAAGTGAAATTGTGGTTGAGAATTGGCGTTGCTCAGTCGGGCTTGGAATCGGGGCTAGGTTGCCAAGGCAGTAATACTGCTGGCTTAGAATACCTTTTTTATAACTGGGATGGTCGTGGTGACGAAAGCCCTTCTGCTGTCTATACCTTTGGTGTTTATCGAGGTAACGACAGAGTGATTTTCCGCGGTGAGCCGAGAGTGTATTGA